In Gymnogyps californianus isolate 813 chromosome 1, ASM1813914v2, whole genome shotgun sequence, the following are encoded in one genomic region:
- the LOC127025314 gene encoding trichohyalin-like — protein MPLISSAKRNFTDSSPEASSFMRGARVLARREADGYYYLGHIAQEGSRERFLIEFDKSRTLKGKVQLRMQETPLYDILHYEDARQQPLAPGDRVLAPWEARAERFGPGTVLKVMENKEARLAHNRRGVLVNFWNGQTKEVSSDQALRIPLPLSERIILELQMPLAARQMVVDSSLDYPYIVTPGYRASGHYRQGHSELDYWPRGLYSTQPCAKCSCRCTSLLHCCLAAWEPTRPTGCKVQQEDAFIPGISLTKQELSKKTEEQLSEVSISSSESVSREEEKEDKRLKTENVPKDVQACLEGDSEVIEPKKSPQREMAHAMVDTAVNTDSWLMETVHKEEADRRQQDAETEANFRHEHGLFESRVAEAPIQHSQRSPSLGTSALVPFRRQSFFDRVNQSLEKDSLTIKSALRVQRPHSTPNVQARRFTNLQKDKSIPKSILNGASQERWKEMDYRAKIEHKRWQKEQRQLKREQQQEEDGIRRQLRRDNQRNLRNFVLETGSDCIREHCKGWRNSWSTKTELCSMWHCSRLLGQRGAGKNPSCQRRRRGRQSQRLQFLKTQRLQREELHAERNERSFEQEKERLDFLRSRMQSRQEMLEQESREQDRQQKLHWAAKGRVFQSRDRSRQKMEKGGQKLL, from the exons ATGCCCTTGATATCCTCAGCAAAAAGGAATTTCACTGATTCATCCCCAGAGGCTTCCAGTTTCATGAGGGGGGCTCGTGTGTTGGCAAGGAGAGAAGCTGATGGCTATTACTACCTGGGCCACATCGCCCAAGAG GGCTCCAGGGAACGCTTTTTAATTGAGTTTGACAAAAGTCGCACTCTGAAAGGCAAGGTACAGCTTCGCATGCAGGAAACGCCTCTCTATGACATTCTTCACTACGAAGATGCCAGGCAACAGCCTCTTGCTCCAGGAGACAGGGTCTTGGCACCATGGGAGGCTAGAGCTGAACGTTTTGGCCCGGGCACTGTGCTAAAGGTTATGGAGAACAAGGAGGCACGTTTAG CACACAACAGAAGGGGCGTGCTTGTGAATTTCTGGAATGGGCAGACTAAGGAGGTGTCTTCTGACCAAGCTCTGCGGATCCCTCTGCCCTTAAGCGAACGCATCATCCTAGAACTGCAGATGCCTTTAGCAGCCAGGCAGATGGTGGTAGATTCAAGCTTGGATTACCCATACATCGTGACACCGGGTTACAGAGCCTCAGGCCATTACAGACAGGGTCACTCAGAGCTGGACTACTGGCCAAGGGGTCTGTATTCGACTCAGCCATGTGCTAAGTGCAGCTGTAGGTGTACCTCGCTTCTCCATTGCTGCCTTGCAGCCTGGGAACCCACACGGCCTACAGGGTGCAAAGTGCAGCAGGAAGATGCCTTCATCCCAGGAATAAGCTTGACTAAACAAGAGCtcagcaagaaaacagaagagcaacTGTCTGAAGTGAGTATCTCATCTTCAGAAAGTGTTtccagagaggaagagaaagaagataagagattgaagacagaaaatgttcCAAAAGATGTTCAGGCTTGTTTGGAAGGGGACAGTGAGGTTATAGAACCTAAGAAG AGTCCTCAGAGGGAGATGGCTCATGCTATGGTTGATACTGCTGTCAACACAGACAGCTGGTTAATGGAGACAGTCCACAAGGAAGAAGCAGACCGCAGACAGCAGGATGCTGAAACTGAGGCTAATTTTAGACATGAACATG GTCTTTTTGAGTCCAGAGTGGCAGAAGCTCCAATCCAGCATTCCCAAAGGAGCCCTTCCCTGGGAACCAGTGCTTTGGTTCCTTTCAGGCGCCAAAGCTTCTTTGACCGAGTGAATCAATCACTAGAGAAAGACAGCCTGACCATCAAATCAGCTCTACGTGTACAGAGACCACACAGTACCCCCAATGTGCAGGCTAGGAGATTCACAAATcttcaaaaagacaaaagcattcCA aaatCAATCCTTAATGGTGCATCTCAGGAGAGATGGAAAGAGATGGACTACAGAGCCAAGATTGAGCACAAAAGGTGGCAAAAGGAACAGAGGCAGCTgaagagggagcagcagcaagaggaagatGGCATCCGACGCCAGCTGCGCAGGGACAACCAGAG aaatttgagaaattttgttttggaaacaggCAGCGATTGCATCAGAGAACATTGCAAGGGCTGGAGAAACAGCTGGAGCACAAagacagagctctgcagcatgtGGCActgctccaggctgctggggcagagaggagcaggaaagaATCCTTCTTgtcagaggaggagaagaggaaggcaaAGTCAGAGGCTGCAGTTCTTAAAGACACAGCGTTTGCAGAGAGAGGAGTTGCACGCAGAACGCAATGAAAGAAGCTttgaacaagagaaagaaaggctG gaTTTTCTCAGGAGCAGAATGCAGTCACGGCAGGAAATGTTGGAACAAGAATCACGGGAGCAGGACAGGCAACAGAAACTGCACTGGGCTGCCAAAGGAAGAGTGTTCCAGAGCAGAGACCGTTCACGCCAGAAGATGGAAAAAGGCGGCCAGAAACTCCTGTGA
- the NDUFB2 gene encoding NADH dehydrogenase [ubiquinone] 1 beta subcomplex subunit 2, mitochondrial: protein MLASLGRSAGRLLRAGSGATGLRHAGGGVHIEPRYRQFPELTRAQVIRSELLSGFMWFWILWHFWHSSDMVLGHFPYPDPSAWTDEELGIPPDDAE from the exons ATGCTGGCGTCGCTGGGGCGGTCGGCGGGGCGGCTGCTGCGGGCCGGGAGCGGCGCGACCGGGCTGCGGCA CGCGGGCGGCGGGGTGCACATCGAGCCGCGGTACCGGCAGTTCCCGGAGCTGACGCGGGCGCAGGTGATCCGGAGCGAGCTCCTCAGCGGCTTCATGTGGTTCTGGATCCTCTGGCACTTCTGGCACAGCTCGGACATGGTGCTG GGCCACTTCCCCTACCCCGACCCTTCGGCCTGGACGGACGAGGAGCTCGGGATCCCTCCGGACGACGCGGAATAG